A single genomic interval of Spirosoma linguale DSM 74 harbors:
- a CDS encoding protein of unknown function DUF303 acetylesterase putative (PFAM: protein of unknown function DUF303 acetylesterase putative; glycoside hydrolase family 2 sugar binding~KEGG: cja:CJA_3164 sialic acid-specific 9-O- acetylesterase) produces MKRLLVFCLLLATHFVVEAQIRLPKLISNGMVLQRDAKLKVWGWASPGEKITVRFKDKTYKTSTDAAGKWQVALPPMTAGGPYSMDIAGSSRITLNDILIGDVWFCSGQSNMVHQLNIHDVTYANEIKTANFPQIRQFWVPTLTSLQGPQADIPNGQWKSAVGEDVRPFSAVAYFFAKKIHQKYNIPVGIINASVGGTPIEAWTSEEGFAAFPAVKAVIEKNKDTTYINSLNRRPPTNTANRSTPPVDLGTAGATKWFDVAYVPKGWRPINIPGYWEDQGIKDLNGVVWYRREIDVPASMTGKPAKVFLGRIVDADELYINGKQVGRTTYQYPQRRYTIPDDLLKAGKNVFVVRVTNTSGKGGFVPDKPYCLFAGADTVDLKGTWQYKVGTAYRPMSGGFGGGINAQNQPTALYNAMVAPEIDYAIKGFCWYQGESNAGKPQEYETLLTALINDWRTKWKQGPLPFLYIQLPGFMEYNYQPSESGWAVLREAQLNALNVANTGMVVAIDLGEWNDIHPDNKKGVGERLALTALKTAYKETIVSSGPIYQSATVDGNKIVVSFTDTGSGLITNDGEDLGEFAIAGSDKKFVWAKATIENGKVVVWSDEVPNPLYVRYAWADNPVNPNLYNKEGLPASPFRTDK; encoded by the coding sequence ATGAAACGCTTACTCGTATTCTGCCTGCTGTTGGCAACCCATTTTGTTGTAGAGGCCCAAATCCGTTTACCTAAATTGATCAGCAATGGCATGGTGCTCCAGCGCGATGCCAAACTTAAGGTATGGGGATGGGCCAGTCCAGGCGAAAAAATAACTGTCCGCTTCAAAGACAAGACCTATAAAACATCGACCGATGCCGCCGGGAAGTGGCAAGTCGCGTTACCCCCGATGACCGCTGGTGGCCCTTACAGCATGGACATTGCCGGGAGTTCCCGAATTACGTTAAACGATATTCTGATTGGGGATGTGTGGTTTTGCAGCGGGCAGAGCAACATGGTTCACCAGCTCAATATCCATGACGTGACCTATGCCAACGAAATCAAGACGGCCAACTTCCCCCAGATTCGGCAATTCTGGGTGCCTACCCTCACGAGCCTGCAAGGCCCACAAGCCGACATTCCGAACGGGCAATGGAAATCGGCGGTTGGTGAGGACGTCAGGCCGTTTTCAGCGGTGGCTTACTTTTTTGCGAAGAAAATCCACCAAAAATATAACATACCAGTGGGCATTATCAACGCCAGTGTGGGGGGAACGCCCATCGAAGCCTGGACCAGCGAAGAAGGATTTGCAGCCTTCCCGGCGGTGAAAGCTGTCATCGAAAAGAACAAAGACACAACGTATATTAACAGCCTCAACCGCCGACCACCTACGAACACGGCCAACAGATCGACACCACCGGTCGACTTGGGGACGGCTGGCGCGACCAAGTGGTTCGACGTGGCGTATGTCCCCAAAGGCTGGCGGCCGATCAACATTCCGGGTTATTGGGAAGATCAGGGCATAAAAGACCTGAACGGCGTAGTCTGGTACCGACGCGAAATCGACGTACCGGCGTCCATGACAGGCAAGCCCGCGAAAGTCTTTCTGGGCCGAATCGTGGATGCCGACGAACTATACATCAACGGCAAGCAGGTTGGCAGAACGACCTACCAGTACCCACAACGCCGGTACACGATCCCCGACGACCTATTAAAAGCGGGCAAGAATGTGTTTGTGGTTCGGGTAACCAACACATCGGGGAAAGGCGGCTTTGTGCCCGACAAACCCTATTGTCTTTTTGCGGGGGCCGATACCGTCGATCTGAAAGGCACCTGGCAATATAAAGTGGGTACCGCCTACCGGCCCATGTCCGGCGGCTTTGGTGGCGGCATCAACGCCCAGAATCAGCCAACGGCGCTGTACAATGCGATGGTTGCCCCGGAAATTGACTATGCCATTAAAGGATTCTGCTGGTATCAGGGTGAAAGCAATGCCGGGAAGCCGCAGGAATACGAAACGCTGCTGACCGCCCTGATCAATGACTGGCGAACCAAGTGGAAGCAAGGCCCGCTCCCGTTTCTGTACATCCAGCTACCCGGCTTTATGGAGTACAATTACCAGCCTTCCGAAAGTGGTTGGGCGGTACTGCGGGAAGCGCAACTCAACGCGCTCAACGTAGCGAACACAGGCATGGTCGTGGCGATTGATCTGGGCGAATGGAACGACATCCACCCCGATAACAAGAAAGGCGTGGGCGAGCGGCTAGCACTAACCGCCCTAAAAACAGCGTATAAGGAAACTATCGTATCGTCAGGCCCCATCTACCAATCGGCAACCGTTGATGGCAACAAGATCGTGGTCAGCTTCACCGATACCGGCAGTGGACTGATTACCAATGATGGGGAAGACCTCGGCGAATTTGCCATTGCGGGCAGCGATAAAAAATTCGTGTGGGCCAAAGCGACAATTGAAAACGGCAAAGTGGTAGTATGGAGCGATGAAGTACCCAATCCCCTGTATGTGCGCTATGCCTGGGCCGACAACCCGGTCAACCCGAACTTGTATAACAAAGAAGGCCTGCCAGCCTCCCCTTTTCGAACGGATAAGTAA
- a CDS encoding conserved hypothetical protein (KEGG: pzu:PHZ_c2479 hypothetical protein), with protein sequence MLLMQPIALRQLVATDLILRACLISDDCFLVSTPGQCSQSFLLINMKRLTVLNKRGKLLLISLLFSTASHAQSLLTGNSSFPVSTAVIYVDNSETELVKTSAALLQKDIELVTGAKLPILTAINQSTKNVIAIGTIQQSAFLKQLIARRKIDPAGINGKWEASLVQTLANPVKGIANALIIAGSDRRGTAYGVFELSKQIGVSPWYWWADVPVEKRTEIYLKSNVTLTDAPAVKYRGIFLNDEAPALSGWTKEKFGGFNHKFYEKVFELILRLKGNYIWPAMWGNAFYADDSLNIKMADKYGIVIGTSHHEPLMRAHDEWRRAGGGPWNYETNPDKLRQFWRDGMKRATNEKIVSVGMRGDGDAPMSRETATALLERIVTDQRTIISDVTGKPAAETPQLWALYKEVQEYYDKGMRVPDDVTLLLCDDNWGNLRKLPKPGEKPRKGGYGIYYHFDYVGGPRNYKWLNTNPLPRIWEQMNLAWQHKVRDIWIVNVGDLKPMEFPISFFLDFAWNPDRMDADDLTAYTEQWAAAQFGKPHARDIAHLLARYAKYNSRRKPELLDANTYPSLDEWKTVVGEYSELLTKAQQVNNDLPASYRDAYFQLVLHPIKACANLNDMYYHVALNKDAYRHKWNTTNRYADKVKELYANDSLITQQYHQLNNGKWNHLMSQTHIGYTYWQQPEHQKMPAVNYLPADSTVARKDADEPEMNQTNVPKTAPRPGFQQVAKKGISIEADHFTRAINTNGIRWKILPDHGRTGSAITPFPVTANEQKPGGNSPHVDYDIQTYSDGEFSINAYFSPTLNFFASENGLQYAISVDDEAPQIISLNKEDKTSDKGIWNKWAAENIIIKSTRHKIASAGKHTVKFWMVNPAVVLQKLVVDFGDLAPRYLGPEETPGQTPAK encoded by the coding sequence ATGTTACTTATGCAACCGATTGCATTAAGGCAATTAGTAGCAACGGATTTGATCTTGCGTGCCTGCCTGATAAGTGACGACTGTTTTTTAGTGTCTACCCCAGGGCAATGCTCGCAGTCTTTTTTACTTATTAATATGAAACGCTTAACTGTGCTCAACAAAAGGGGAAAACTGCTCCTGATTAGCTTACTTTTTTCTACCGCCAGCCACGCCCAGAGTCTCTTGACCGGTAACTCATCGTTTCCTGTTTCGACCGCCGTGATCTACGTGGATAACAGCGAAACAGAGCTCGTTAAAACATCCGCTGCGCTGCTTCAAAAGGATATTGAGCTGGTAACCGGAGCTAAACTGCCCATTCTTACGGCAATCAATCAGTCAACGAAAAACGTCATTGCTATCGGTACCATCCAACAGTCGGCCTTTCTGAAACAACTGATTGCCCGACGAAAGATTGACCCGGCGGGTATCAACGGAAAATGGGAAGCTTCCCTGGTGCAAACCCTCGCTAATCCCGTTAAAGGCATCGCGAATGCCCTGATCATTGCCGGGAGCGACCGGCGGGGCACGGCCTACGGCGTCTTCGAGTTATCCAAACAAATAGGCGTGTCGCCCTGGTACTGGTGGGCCGATGTGCCAGTCGAAAAGCGAACGGAAATCTATTTGAAGAGTAACGTCACCCTGACCGATGCCCCAGCCGTAAAATATCGGGGCATTTTCCTGAACGACGAAGCCCCGGCACTCTCCGGCTGGACCAAAGAAAAATTCGGGGGCTTCAATCACAAGTTTTACGAGAAGGTTTTTGAACTGATTCTGCGCCTGAAAGGTAATTACATCTGGCCCGCCATGTGGGGCAATGCCTTTTACGCCGATGATTCGCTGAACATAAAAATGGCCGACAAATACGGCATCGTCATTGGCACTTCGCACCATGAACCCCTCATGCGGGCGCACGACGAATGGCGACGGGCGGGTGGGGGTCCGTGGAATTACGAAACCAATCCCGACAAGCTCCGGCAATTCTGGCGCGACGGGATGAAACGAGCCACCAACGAAAAAATCGTGAGTGTGGGTATGCGGGGCGATGGCGATGCGCCCATGTCGCGGGAGACGGCCACCGCCCTGCTCGAACGCATCGTCACCGACCAGCGAACCATTATCAGCGACGTAACAGGCAAACCGGCCGCCGAAACGCCACAGCTTTGGGCCTTGTATAAAGAGGTTCAGGAATATTACGACAAAGGCATGCGCGTGCCCGATGACGTGACCCTCCTGCTTTGCGACGATAACTGGGGCAACCTGCGAAAGCTACCCAAGCCCGGCGAAAAGCCCCGCAAAGGCGGCTACGGCATCTATTATCATTTCGACTATGTAGGTGGTCCCCGTAATTACAAATGGCTCAACACCAACCCACTGCCCCGCATCTGGGAGCAAATGAATCTGGCGTGGCAGCATAAGGTCCGCGACATCTGGATTGTGAACGTGGGGGACCTGAAACCCATGGAGTTCCCGATCTCGTTCTTTCTGGACTTTGCCTGGAACCCCGACAGGATGGACGCCGACGACCTCACCGCCTACACGGAACAATGGGCAGCCGCTCAGTTTGGGAAACCCCATGCCAGAGACATCGCCCATTTGCTGGCCCGTTACGCCAAATACAACAGTCGGAGAAAACCTGAACTGCTCGACGCCAACACCTATCCGAGTCTGGATGAATGGAAAACCGTGGTTGGTGAGTATAGCGAGCTTTTGACGAAAGCCCAGCAGGTAAACAACGACCTGCCCGCCAGTTATCGGGATGCGTACTTCCAATTGGTGTTACACCCCATAAAAGCCTGCGCTAACCTGAACGATATGTATTACCACGTCGCCTTGAACAAGGACGCCTATCGGCATAAATGGAACACGACCAATAGGTATGCCGACAAAGTCAAAGAGCTGTATGCTAATGATTCGTTGATTACGCAGCAGTACCACCAGCTCAACAACGGCAAGTGGAATCACCTGATGAGCCAGACCCACATTGGGTATACCTACTGGCAGCAGCCGGAGCATCAAAAAATGCCAGCAGTCAACTACCTTCCCGCCGATTCGACCGTTGCCCGAAAAGACGCCGACGAGCCAGAAATGAACCAGACAAACGTCCCTAAAACGGCACCACGTCCTGGCTTTCAGCAGGTCGCGAAAAAAGGTATTTCCATCGAAGCCGACCATTTTACCAGGGCTATAAATACCAACGGCATCCGTTGGAAAATACTCCCCGATCATGGCCGGACGGGCTCAGCCATAACGCCCTTTCCGGTTACGGCTAATGAACAGAAACCGGGCGGTAATTCGCCCCATGTAGACTATGACATTCAAACGTACAGCGACGGGGAGTTTTCGATCAATGCTTACTTTTCCCCTACGTTAAACTTTTTTGCATCGGAAAACGGGCTGCAATACGCCATCTCGGTCGATGACGAAGCTCCACAAATCATTAGTCTGAACAAGGAAGATAAGACAAGCGATAAAGGCATCTGGAATAAATGGGCGGCAGAGAACATCATTATCAAATCTACTAGACATAAAATCGCCAGCGCAGGGAAGCACACAGTAAAATTCTGGATGGTGAACCCCGCTGTGGTGCTGCAAAAGCTGGTAGTGGATTTCGGTGATCTGGCTCCCCGCTACCTCGGCCCCGAAGAAACGCCTGGACAAACACCTGCTAAATAA